AATGAAGTTCATGGCAGGGCTTCCGATGAATCCAGCTACGAATTTATTCACAGGGTTCTTATACACTTCTTGCGGAGTACCGATTTGTTCTACACGTCCGATAGTACCTGTACCAGCTGGGTTTTTAGTAGCAGACATAATAACGATACGGTCAGCCAATGTCATCGCTTCTGTTTGGTCGTGGGTTACATAGATCGTTGTAGCTCCGATACGACGGTGGATTTTCGCAATTTCAGCACGCATGGATACACGAAGTTTAGCATCCAAGTTTGACAAAGGTTCGTCCATCAAGAACACTTTTGCATCACGGACAATGGCACGACCCATGGCCACACGTTGACGTTGACCACCAGAAAGGTCAGCTGGTTTACGATCCAAGAATTCTTTCAAGCCAAGGATTTCAGCTGCTTCTTGTACACGTTTGTCGATATCTTCCTTGCTGTATTTACGCAATTTCAAACCAAAGGCCATGTTATCGTACACAGTCATGTGTGGGTAAAGAGCGTAGTTTTGGAATACCATGGCGATATCACGGTCTTTAGGTGCTACGTTGTTTACAACAGTACCATCGATGGAACATTCACCTTCTGTGATGTCTTCAAGACCAGCGATCATACGAAGAGTCGTTGATTTACCACATCCTGAAGGACCTACGAAAACGATAAATTCTTTGTCTTTGATGTCCAAGTTGAAGTCTTCAACTGAGTAATGTTCGCTATTTGGATATTTTTTATAAATGTGACTAAGATTCAATTCTACCATGATGGTACTCCTTTGATTTTTATAGTTCTATTGTAAATGAAAACGTTTTACAAATCTATGGCAAGTCTCACAAAAAAGAAAAAGAGTTTTGTGCAAGTTGCACAAAACTCTGGATTGATTCCGTTTAAATCACATCTTGTAAAACTAAATGATAGCACAGGGCTAGATCTGTCAGATTTTTCAACTGAAGCCCCGTCAACTCCTCCCACTTGTCAATCTTGTATTGGAGCGAATTACGGTGGAGATAGAGTTGCTGGGCGGCCTTGGTGACGACTGCCCCATTGTCCCAAAGAGCAACAATGATGTCTTGCAATCGATCTTGACTTTCAATCAACTGATGCAAGCTTGCCTTGATTGGAGTGAGATCCAAATCTGCCTGCTCGATTCCCCACAGATAGAGTTGAGAAAAGCGATAGACACCTTGATGGCCTTCTCGAATCCAAGCTCGAAAGACAGCCTGTTCTGCTCGGATGACAGGAGACACTTTCCCGTCTTTAGACTCGGTCCATACTTGTCCGACCAGGATAGATAAACGAATATTGAAGTCATACTCCATGGCAGAGACGGTATCTTTTAAGATATCGGCCACAGGCAAAGACTGGTCTTGGTCCAGAATGAGCACATAGTCCTGCCCACTCAGTTGCAAGGTTGCTCGGAAGTTGGGCAAGAGTGTCTGCATCATCTCTAACCAAGAAGCTGTCCCTTCCGCTGTTGAATGCGAGATGTGGCAATAGACGAGCTGCATTTTTTTGATGACTTGAGGGGCTTCTCCCTTTCCATCGATCAGGTATTGGTACCAAGGATTAGGGGCAACCTCTTCTTCACCGCCCAACCAGGAAATCAATTGTTTTTCTCGCTCGGTTAGCTCTTCTTCCTTCAGCAGCAACCATTGATGAGCCTGAAGGGGAACGGCTACATAACCAGCTGGTGGATTGGCTTGATCCGTCACCTCTGCATGAGGAAACCACTCTCTGATATTTTTCACTGCTTTCTTCCTTCTTCTACTTGCTGGATGCACCAGTTGATCAATTCTTCTAAACGAGCAAGCTCACCCGTCATATGAAGATAGCCCATAACGGCTTCAAAGCCTGTCGACATACGATAAGTCACGACATCCGCATTTTTGGCCTTGGTATGGCTATTGGTATTGCGACCGCGCTTGTAGATCTCCAACTCTTTTTCTGTCAGAATTTCTTGCTCCAGCATGCTTTCAATCAAGCTAGCCTGAGCTCTGGCAGAGACGTAGCGGGTTGCAGTCTGGTGAAGCTTATTGGGCTTGGTCATCCCTTGAAAAATTAGGTGCCTGCGAATATACATGGAATAGACCGCATCCCCTTCAAAGGCAAGGGCTATGCCATTGATTAGATTGACATCAATCACGTGTCCACCTTACGCCTTCTTTTGTATCCAAGAGCTTGATTCCTTGCGCAGCCAATTCATCGCGAATCGCATCTGCTCGGGCAAAATCTTTCTTAGCCCGCGCTTCCTGACGTTCAGCGATCAAGGCTTCAATATCCGCATCCAAAACTTCTTCAACAAAGACCACTCCAAAGACTTCTAACATCTTTGCCAAGGCATCCTTGACGTCTTGATTGTAGTGACCTGAATTGATCCATTTGGCCAATTCAAAGACAACGGTGATTCCGTTAGCGGCATTGATATCTTCATCCATAGCCGCAATAAACTTGTCCACAAAGTTTTGTAAGTCTGCTGGATCCACTTCTCCGGCGAAAGGTTGCTCATAAGTATTTTTCAAATACTTGAGGTTAGTCTCCGCATCGCGTACAGCTTTTTCTGTGAAGTTAATGGGCTTGCGGTAGTGCTGAGTCGCAAAGAAGAAGCGAAGCACTTGGCCGTCAATAGTCTTCAATGCATCATGCACCGTGATAAAGTTGCCCAATGATTTGGACATCTTGACATTATCAATATTGACAAAGCCATTGTGCATCCAGTAATTGGCAAAAGTTTTTCCTGTCTTAGCTTCTGATTGAGCGATTTCATTAGTATGGTGTGGAAACTCAAGGTCGGCTCCACCACCGTGGATATCAATAGTATCCCCTAAAATCCCCGTTGACATGACTGAGCACTCGATATGCCAACCCGGACGACCAGGTCCCCAAGGGCTGTCCCAAGAAATCTCTCCTGGTTTGGCAGCTTTCCAAAGGGCAAAATCCACCGGATTTTCCTTGCGAGCCGTTTCCTCATCTGTCCGACCTGAAGCGCCTAGCTCCAAATCTTCCAGGGTTTTATTAGCTAACTTAGCATAGTTGTTGGATTTTTCCACACGAAAATAGACATCTCCCTGGCTCTCGTAAGCATAGCCTTTTTCGATCAAGTCAGCGACAAAGCGGATGATGTCTTCCATAAACTCGACCACACGAGGGTGGCGGGTTGCAGGTTTCACTCCAAGAGCCGTCACATCTTCACGGAAAGCAGCAATGTACTTGTCTGCCACTTCCTGAGGAGTGATGCCTTCTTCCTTGGCACGGTTAATGATCTTATCATCCACATCTGTAAAGTTGGAAATGTAGGCAACTTCGTAGCCACGATACTCAAAGTAGCGACGAATCGTGTCAAAGGCTACCGTTGAACGGGCATTCCCTACGTGGATATAGTTGTAAACCGTTGGCCCACAAACATACATGCGGACCTTTCCTTCCTCGATGGGGATAAATTCTCGCAAATCACGAGACATGGTATCATAAATTTTTAACACGCTTCATTTCCTTTCTGTTTCTACTCTTTTGGCTTCAAATAAACCACCTGAGTCTGTTTGACAAAGCCAATCTTTTCATACAAGTATTTGGCACCAACATTGCTATCTTCCACTGCAATCTGAAATTCCTTATCATTTTGCTCAATGAGTTGGTTGACGAGGGATTTTGCCAAATAGCTTCCATAGCCTTGCCCACGATAGACTTCAGCAATCGCAAGTCCATAAAGGTAATTGCATTTTCCAGACACATCGACCGTACAAACACCAATCACTTGACCTTCTTTGAGTAATATGTACAGCAGACTATCAGGATCCTTCAAGGCCTCCGAAATGTATCTGTGGCTCACTTCTGGTGCTTCCACTTCATCTGAAAAGGTTTGGTGGTGGAGCTGGGCAATGGCTTCAAGATAAGAAGGTTCTGCCAAGAGCACATCGACATCCGAACGGGAATCTAATGCATAAGCGGTTCGATCACGTCCTAACCAGGTTTCTGTTTCGTCATCCTCAACCAGTCCCCAATTGCTGGCAAAATCAGGATGATTCTCTAGAAAAATACGCTCTGTCTGAAAAGTCACAGACTCAATTGGATAAGATGCCGTTTCTTTCTCAAAACTTTCATACAAAGCACGCGCAATTCCCTGACGACGATGATTAGGATGGACCAGTATCGCTACTTCCACATCTTGGTCATCCGCATAGACAGTTAATAGGCCAACAAGTTCACCTTTTTCATAATAAAGGAAAAAGGCGGGCATATCGGGATCAAAATTGAGCATATTGGAGAGATAAGGATCCCGAAACGTTCCGTCATACTTCTGACAGGTGGCAATAAGGGCCTTTGCTTCCAGTAGTTGGTGGTCATTCAATGTATTGGTTGATTGAATCACGTAGCGATCTCCTTACAGGCTCGAAGACCGATGGCTGGCTTCCTTAGCATGCTCCATCTTATTCATGTAGTATTCCCGTTTTTCTTCTTCTTGGTGAATGATTGGCTCATCCTTTTTGCCGTGAACACGAACAATTTTGGCAGGAATACCGACAACGGTCACATCACTCGGTACATCTGAGACCACGACAGCCCCTGCTCCGACCTTGGCCTTGGCCCCAATCTCAATCGGGCCGATGACTTGGGCATGAGCGGAGACCAAGGCTCCTTCACGTACCGTTGGATGGCGTTTGCCGACATCCTTTCCTGTTCCCCCAAGGGTCACCCCATGGTAAAGCATAACGCCTTTTTCAACAATGGCTGTTTCCCCGATAACAAGGCCCGCTCCATGGTCGATAAAGACACCAGAAGCAATGGTCGCACCAGGATGGATCTCAATCTGGGTCCAAAAACGCCAGAATTGACTGTGCATCCGCGCCAAGAGCTTAAAGCCATGGTTCCACAAAAAGTGGGAAACACGGTGAGCTGCCAGTGCTTTGACGCCC
The Streptococcus parasanguinis genome window above contains:
- a CDS encoding ABC transporter ATP-binding protein, with amino-acid sequence MVELNLSHIYKKYPNSEHYSVEDFNLDIKDKEFIVFVGPSGCGKSTTLRMIAGLEDITEGECSIDGTVVNNVAPKDRDIAMVFQNYALYPHMTVYDNMAFGLKLRKYSKEDIDKRVQEAAEILGLKEFLDRKPADLSGGQRQRVAMGRAIVRDAKVFLMDEPLSNLDAKLRVSMRAEIAKIHRRIGATTIYVTHDQTEAMTLADRIVIMSATKNPAGTGTIGRVEQIGTPQEVYKNPVNKFVAGFIGSPAMNFINVKLEGGHIVANGLNLKVPEGALKVLKEKGYDGKELIFGIRPEDVNTEAAFLETFPESVVKATISVSELLGSESHLYCQVGDNEFIAKVDARDYLGTGETIELGFDLNKAHFFDKETEKTVY
- a CDS encoding helix-turn-helix domain-containing protein encodes the protein MKNIREWFPHAEVTDQANPPAGYVAVPLQAHQWLLLKEEELTEREKQLISWLGGEEEVAPNPWYQYLIDGKGEAPQVIKKMQLVYCHISHSTAEGTASWLEMMQTLLPNFRATLQLSGQDYVLILDQDQSLPVADILKDTVSAMEYDFNIRLSILVGQVWTESKDGKVSPVIRAEQAVFRAWIREGHQGVYRFSQLYLWGIEQADLDLTPIKASLHQLIESQDRLQDIIVALWDNGAVVTKAAQQLYLHRNSLQYKIDKWEELTGLQLKNLTDLALCYHLVLQDVI
- a CDS encoding Mini-ribonuclease 3, coding for MIDVNLINGIALAFEGDAVYSMYIRRHLIFQGMTKPNKLHQTATRYVSARAQASLIESMLEQEILTEKELEIYKRGRNTNSHTKAKNADVVTYRMSTGFEAVMGYLHMTGELARLEELINWCIQQVEEGRKQ
- the cysS gene encoding cysteine--tRNA ligase, translated to MLKIYDTMSRDLREFIPIEEGKVRMYVCGPTVYNYIHVGNARSTVAFDTIRRYFEYRGYEVAYISNFTDVDDKIINRAKEEGITPQEVADKYIAAFREDVTALGVKPATRHPRVVEFMEDIIRFVADLIEKGYAYESQGDVYFRVEKSNNYAKLANKTLEDLELGASGRTDEETARKENPVDFALWKAAKPGEISWDSPWGPGRPGWHIECSVMSTGILGDTIDIHGGGADLEFPHHTNEIAQSEAKTGKTFANYWMHNGFVNIDNVKMSKSLGNFITVHDALKTIDGQVLRFFFATQHYRKPINFTEKAVRDAETNLKYLKNTYEQPFAGEVDPADLQNFVDKFIAAMDEDINAANGITVVFELAKWINSGHYNQDVKDALAKMLEVFGVVFVEEVLDADIEALIAERQEARAKKDFARADAIRDELAAQGIKLLDTKEGVRWTRD
- a CDS encoding GNAT family N-acetyltransferase, translating into MIQSTNTLNDHQLLEAKALIATCQKYDGTFRDPYLSNMLNFDPDMPAFFLYYEKGELVGLLTVYADDQDVEVAILVHPNHRRQGIARALYESFEKETASYPIESVTFQTERIFLENHPDFASNWGLVEDDETETWLGRDRTAYALDSRSDVDVLLAEPSYLEAIAQLHHQTFSDEVEAPEVSHRYISEALKDPDSLLYILLKEGQVIGVCTVDVSGKCNYLYGLAIAEVYRGQGYGSYLAKSLVNQLIEQNDKEFQIAVEDSNVGAKYLYEKIGFVKQTQVVYLKPKE
- the cysE gene encoding serine O-acetyltransferase, with the protein product MGWWRETINIVKENDPAARTSLEVLLTYPGVKALAAHRVSHFLWNHGFKLLARMHSQFWRFWTQIEIHPGATIASGVFIDHGAGLVIGETAIVEKGVMLYHGVTLGGTGKDVGKRHPTVREGALVSAHAQVIGPIEIGAKAKVGAGAVVVSDVPSDVTVVGIPAKIVRVHGKKDEPIIHQEEEKREYYMNKMEHAKEASHRSSSL